A section of the Oreochromis aureus strain Israel breed Guangdong linkage group 22, ZZ_aureus, whole genome shotgun sequence genome encodes:
- the sh3bp5lb gene encoding SH3 domain-binding protein 5-like codes for MEPGTSRETLKRAGSPNPAGLREETPGEEAKGGDGRTAMRKQVGADCGNDGESNRQIKNGEEYEEELDPRIQEELEHLNQASEEINKLELQLDDARSSYRRILTDSARKLNAQGSQLGACIDKARPYYEARRLAKEAQQETQKAALRYERAVSMHTAAREMVYVAEQGLLADKNTMDPTWQEMLNHATAKVNEAEEERLRSEREHQRVTQLCQDAEARVQTLQKALKKVILKSKPYFELKAQFNHILEEHKAKVVQLEEQVAKVKMRYSVALRNLEQISEQIHAQRGRTRASRGHPAICGGRSSPVGAEAEVRTAAGIRDSSCVGVDTIESDWADGEKTRLWVERHRESGWGQREQLEAEQVGSDCMSVISLQTIASDLEKCDSVEHLGDLSDAGSVLGEEWDHHSKSNDKPVSREMVTEGPQQELVHQEKGAVNKEKQESFVKQHHRSVSL; via the exons ATGGAGCCTGGGACCTCGCGTGAAACTCTGAAGCGTGCAGGAAGCCCCAACCCGGCCGGTCTGCGGGAGGAGACGCCGGGAGAAGAGGCGAAAGGCGGAGACGGCAGAACCGCGATGAGAAAGCAAGTGGGAGCGGACTGTGGGAATGATGGAGAGTCTAACAGACAGATTAAAAACGGAGAGGAATACGAGGAGGAATTAGACCCAAGAATTCAG GAGGAGCTGGAGCACCTCAACCAAGCTAGCGAAGAGATCAACAAGctggagctgcagctggat GACGCCAGGTCGAGCTACAGGAGGATTCTGACTGATTCTGCCAGGAAGCTCAATGCCCAGGGCTCCCAGCTCGGTGCGTGCATTGACAAAGCAAGGCCTTATTATGAAGCTCGCAGACTTGCCAAAGAG GCCCAACAGGAAACCCAGAAGGCAGCTCTGAGATATGAGAGGGCTGTGTCCATGCACACTGCTGCCAGAGAGATGGTGTATGTGGCAGAGCAAGGCCTTTTGGCTGACAAGAACACCATGGACCCAACCTGGCAGGAGATGCTTAACCATGCCACCGCCAAG GTGAATGAGGCGGAGGAAGAGCGCCTTCGCAGTGAGCGAGAGCACCAGCGAGTCACCCAACTGTGCCAGGATGCTGAAGCTCGAGTCCAGACTCTCCAGAAAGCCCTGAAGAAAGTAATTCTCAAGTCCAAGCCTTACTTTGAACTCAAGGCTCAGTTCAATCACATTTTGGAG GAGCATAAGGCTAAAGTCGTACAGCTAGAGGAGCAAGTGGCAAAAGTAAAAATGCGTTACTCCGTGGCCCTGCGGAACCTGGAGCAGATCAGTGAGCAGATCCATGCACAGAGGGGGCGAACCAGAGCTAGCAGGGGGCATCCTGCCATCTGTGGGGGTCGGAGCTCCCCTGTAGGTGCTGAAGCTGAGGTCAGAACTGCCGCTGGAATTCGTGACAGTAGCTGTGTGGGAGTCGACACTATTGAAAGCGATTGGGCAGATGGTGAGAAAACCAGACTGTGGGTAGAGAGGCACCGAGAGAGTGGCTGGGGCCAGAGGGAGCAACTGGAGGCAGAGCAGGTTGGCTCAGACTGCATGTCGGTTATCAGCCTTCAAACCATCGCCTCTGACCTGGAAAAGTGTGACTCGGTGGAGCATTTGGGTGACCTGAGTGATGCTGGGAGTGTGCTGGGTGAAGAGTGGGACCACCACAGCAAGTCTAATGACAAGCCAGTCAGCAGGGAGATGGTGACTGAAGGGCCTCAGCAGGAGCTTGTTCACCAGGAGAAAGGAGCTgttaataaagagaaacaggagagTTTTGTTAAGCAGCACCACAGAAGTGTTAGTCTATGA